The proteins below are encoded in one region of Takifugu rubripes chromosome 1, fTakRub1.2, whole genome shotgun sequence:
- the LOC115253338 gene encoding uncharacterized protein — MPWGVPQGNPMYVYRPWTEADIVEAAKHLPPPEKGGATMAKALTDFFRDYVPTSSEMARIMKFCSPTQFAAVKSIFSGHWQPATINWASCGAGDDPRDIAYRDFTTRLITKVTEDFKTQCDLSKVSACVQAKDEGPRDYVQRLMIAFDDHSGMTKPDPYPGPEVTPYETFLKQQFLQGLQHPLGQLVKDSCIGWSDADTRLSMVVKYADHQYKRQQERKTAMEEEDKPCSRNNWLSSRILHQMAPDDTTEEALHVPHLEAHHRHDSNHRTRGRTT; from the coding sequence ATGCCATGGGGAGTCCCTCAGGGCAACCCAATGTATGTGTACAGGCCCTGGACAGAAGCAGACATCGTGGAAGCTGCGAAACACCTCCCTCCTCCGGAGAAAGGAGGAGCTACAATGGCAAAAGCTCTGACTGACTTCTTTCGAGACTATGTCCCGACATCCTCTGAGATGGCCAGAATAATGAAGTTCTGCTCACCCACGCAGTTCGCGGCTGTAAAAAGCATCTTCAGTGGGCACTGGCAGCCTGCAACAATCAACTGGGCGTCATGTGGAGCAGGTGATGACCCTCGTGACATAGCCTACAGGGACTTCACCACCCGCCTGATCACCAAGGTAACCGAAGACTTTAAAACACAATGTGATCTCTCCAAGGTTTCTGCGTGTGTCCAGGCAAAGGATGAGGGACCACGAGACTACGTCCAGCGTCTCATGATAGCATTCGACGATCACAGCGGCATGACCAAGCCTGACCCTTATCCAGGCCCAGAAGTCACCCCGTATGAAACCTTCCTGAAACAACAATTCCTTCAAGGCCTCCAACACCCACTGGGTCAGCTGGTTAAGGACTCATGCATCGGATGGAGTGATGCTGATACGCGACTCTCCATGGTGGTAAAGTACGCTGATCACCAGTACAAACGACAACAGGAAAGAAAGACCGCtatggaagaagaggacaagccctgcagcagaaacaactgGCTCTCCTCAAGAATCCTCCACCAGATGGCGCCAGACGACACGACGGAGGAGGCCCTCCACGTGCCCCATCTCGAGGCCCACCACAGACACGACAGCAACCACCGAACCAGGGGCAGGACGACTTAG